In Candidatus Defluviilinea proxima, a single genomic region encodes these proteins:
- a CDS encoding NUDIX domain-containing protein, whose amino-acid sequence MELCDIFDKHGTPTGRIVERGTELSPDEFYLVVQVWIQDEHNNYLIQQRGRHLESGPGIWATTAGYVLAGEQSIDGAIREVKEELGIQLSLRQLTRMDRHTLDNRVEDVWVANVIKDSIKPIPGDEVADCKWVSKPELAEMVDHGSFFRYSYITTMLK is encoded by the coding sequence ATGGAACTCTGCGACATCTTTGATAAACATGGAACACCCACAGGCCGCATCGTTGAGCGCGGCACTGAATTATCTCCAGACGAATTCTATCTGGTCGTCCAAGTGTGGATTCAGGATGAACACAACAACTACCTCATCCAGCAACGAGGACGGCACCTCGAATCAGGTCCGGGAATATGGGCAACTACAGCAGGGTATGTACTGGCTGGCGAGCAAAGTATAGATGGAGCCATCCGTGAGGTAAAAGAAGAGTTGGGGATCCAGCTGTCCCTTAGACAATTGACGCGAATGGATAGACACACTCTCGACAATCGCGTTGAAGACGTTTGGGTGGCAAATGTCATAAAAGATTCGATCAAGCCCATCCCCGGCGATGAAGTGGCCGATTGTAAATGGGTTTCTAAACCTGAGTTGGCAGAGATGGTCGATCATGGGAGTTTCTTTCGGTACAGCTACATCACAACCATGCTAAAGTAA